One part of the Malus sylvestris chromosome 2, drMalSylv7.2, whole genome shotgun sequence genome encodes these proteins:
- the LOC126613869 gene encoding 1-acyl-sn-glycerol-3-phosphate acyltransferase BAT2, chloroplastic-like isoform X2: MEVAFQPSPALLCHRQSRLPSTSSFSPLFNYKGFSIGCSLGRLPIFGNLSHSARHRVFCIRGQNGGLSWCDFDAKEKIGRSCYDIRLHKQHRLTRYTVLRSAAGADYPFPEPNMVSKLRGIGFCAVTAFNAIYLFVLMLILHPLVLLLDRYKRKAHIFIAKVWATATVTPFVRIKYEGLENLPSPDTPAVYVSNHQSFLDIYILFTIGRPFKFISKTSIFLYPVIGWAMFLMGVIPLKRMDSKSQLECLKRCIELINKGASVFFFPEGTRSKDGTLGAFKRGAFSVAAKTKVPVVPITLIGTGKIMPPGREDILNTGAVKVVIHKPIEGHDTEVLCSETRNVIAGALDRQG; encoded by the exons ATGGAAGTCGCTTTTCAACCTTCCCCTGCTCTTCTCT GTCACAGACAATCGAGGCTTCCCTCAACGTCTTCTTTTTCGCCG CTGTTCAATTATAAGGGATTCTCTATTGGGTGCTCTCTTGGCAGATTGCCCATTTTTGGAAATTTAAGTCATT CTGCTCGTCATAGAGTGTTTTGCATTCGAGGGCAGAATGGTGGATTATCGTGGTGTGACTTTGATGCAAAAGAGAAGATTGGAAGATCATGTTATGATATTAGATTGCATAAACAGCATAGGTTGACCAGGTATACAGTTCTACGATCTGCTGCTGGTGCTGACTATCCATTTCCAG AACCAAACATGGTCTCAAAACTAAGGGGAATCGGCTTTTGTGCCGTTACTGCTTTCAATGCCATTTATCTCTTTGTGCTGATGCTGATACTCCATCCTCTTGTTCTGTTGTTGGATCGGTACAAAAGAAAAGCTCATATTTTTATTGCCAAGGTTTGGGCCACTGCTACTGTTACACCATTTGTTAGGATCAAGTATGAGGGACTAGAGAATTTGCCTTCTCCAGATACCCCTGCCGTGTATGTTTCCAACCACCAGAGCTTTTTAGACATCTATATTCTTTTCACAATTGGGCGACCCTTTAAGTTTATCAGCAAGACTAGCATATTTCTCTATCCCGTTATTGGGTGGGCCATGTTTCTGATGGGTGTAATTCCTTTAAAGCGCATGGACAGCAAAAGCCAGTTG GAATGCCTTAAGCGTTGCATAGAGCTTATTAATAAGGGGGCTTCTGTCTTTTTCTTCCCTGAGGGGACACGCAGCAAAGATGGAACATTAGGTGCTTTTAAG AGAGGTGCCTTCAGTGTTGCAGCGAAAACCAAGGTACCAGTAGTGCCCATTACCCTTATAGGAACTGGAAAAATCATGCCTCCGGGAAGGGAGGATATCTTGAATACTGGAGCTGTTAAAGTCGTTATTCATAAACCTATAGAAGGACATGATACAGAAGTGCTGTGTAGTGAAACTAGAAACGTAATCGCTGGTGCACTTGATCGTCAAGGCTGA
- the LOC126613869 gene encoding 1-acyl-sn-glycerol-3-phosphate acyltransferase BAT2, chloroplastic-like isoform X1 — MEVAFQPSPALLCHRQSRLPSTSSFSPANDGESLNLFNYKGFSIGCSLGRLPIFGNLSHSARHRVFCIRGQNGGLSWCDFDAKEKIGRSCYDIRLHKQHRLTRYTVLRSAAGADYPFPEPNMVSKLRGIGFCAVTAFNAIYLFVLMLILHPLVLLLDRYKRKAHIFIAKVWATATVTPFVRIKYEGLENLPSPDTPAVYVSNHQSFLDIYILFTIGRPFKFISKTSIFLYPVIGWAMFLMGVIPLKRMDSKSQLECLKRCIELINKGASVFFFPEGTRSKDGTLGAFKRGAFSVAAKTKVPVVPITLIGTGKIMPPGREDILNTGAVKVVIHKPIEGHDTEVLCSETRNVIAGALDRQG; from the exons ATGGAAGTCGCTTTTCAACCTTCCCCTGCTCTTCTCT GTCACAGACAATCGAGGCTTCCCTCAACGTCTTCTTTTTCGCCG GCAAATGACGGTGAATCACTGAAT CTGTTCAATTATAAGGGATTCTCTATTGGGTGCTCTCTTGGCAGATTGCCCATTTTTGGAAATTTAAGTCATT CTGCTCGTCATAGAGTGTTTTGCATTCGAGGGCAGAATGGTGGATTATCGTGGTGTGACTTTGATGCAAAAGAGAAGATTGGAAGATCATGTTATGATATTAGATTGCATAAACAGCATAGGTTGACCAGGTATACAGTTCTACGATCTGCTGCTGGTGCTGACTATCCATTTCCAG AACCAAACATGGTCTCAAAACTAAGGGGAATCGGCTTTTGTGCCGTTACTGCTTTCAATGCCATTTATCTCTTTGTGCTGATGCTGATACTCCATCCTCTTGTTCTGTTGTTGGATCGGTACAAAAGAAAAGCTCATATTTTTATTGCCAAGGTTTGGGCCACTGCTACTGTTACACCATTTGTTAGGATCAAGTATGAGGGACTAGAGAATTTGCCTTCTCCAGATACCCCTGCCGTGTATGTTTCCAACCACCAGAGCTTTTTAGACATCTATATTCTTTTCACAATTGGGCGACCCTTTAAGTTTATCAGCAAGACTAGCATATTTCTCTATCCCGTTATTGGGTGGGCCATGTTTCTGATGGGTGTAATTCCTTTAAAGCGCATGGACAGCAAAAGCCAGTTG GAATGCCTTAAGCGTTGCATAGAGCTTATTAATAAGGGGGCTTCTGTCTTTTTCTTCCCTGAGGGGACACGCAGCAAAGATGGAACATTAGGTGCTTTTAAG AGAGGTGCCTTCAGTGTTGCAGCGAAAACCAAGGTACCAGTAGTGCCCATTACCCTTATAGGAACTGGAAAAATCATGCCTCCGGGAAGGGAGGATATCTTGAATACTGGAGCTGTTAAAGTCGTTATTCATAAACCTATAGAAGGACATGATACAGAAGTGCTGTGTAGTGAAACTAGAAACGTAATCGCTGGTGCACTTGATCGTCAAGGCTGA
- the LOC126587806 gene encoding probable cyclic nucleotide-gated ion channel 5, whose translation MLDCGYNKPQYLGGQRDKFVRLDDLDSRLSSPSDSGGRRCGFNIELTRTAPARDTSFKRGMKKGSEGLKSIGRSLGFGISRAVFPEDLKGSDKKIYDPQDKFLLLWNKFFVLSCILAVSVDPLFFYLPVINSSSTCLGIDRRLAIIATTLRMIVDAFYLIHMALQFRTAYIAPSSRVFGRGELVIDPARIAKRYLRSYFIIDFLSVLPLPQIVVWRFLQRSKSSDVLATKQALLFIVLFQYIPRLLRVHPLTSELKRTAGVLAETAWAGAAYYLLLYMLASHIVGAFWYLLALERNDTCWQKACTEIGKCDKKILYCGNQYILDPATWSNVTKTILSKCTADDQNTFFDFGIYNSALSSGVVSSNKFIVKYCYCLWWGLQNLSTLGQGLATSTYPGEVIFSIALAIFGLILFALLIGNMQTYLQSLTIRLEEMRVKRRDSEQWMHHRLLPQDLRERVRRYDQYKWLETRGVDEQSLVQSLPKDLRRDIKRHLCLALVRRVPLFEDMDERLLDAICERLKPSLFTESTYIVREGDPVDEMLFIIRGRLESITTDGGRSGFFNRSLLKEGDFCGEELLTWALDPKSGANLPSSTRTVKALTEVEAFALVAEELKFVASQFRRLHSRQVQHTFRFYSQQWRTWAACFIQAAWRRYSKRKILDLRRKEEEAEAEALGGARSNAGGSYSIGATFLASRFAANALRGVHRNRNLKSARELVKLQKPPEPDFSAEGAD comes from the exons ATGTTGGATTGTGGTTACAACAAGCCACAGTACTTGGGAGGCCAGAGAGACAAGTTTGTGAG GTTAGATGACTTGGACTCTAGATTATCATCACCTTCTGATTCAGGAGGTAGAAGGTGTGGGTTTAATATTGAACTAACAAGGACTGCTCCTGCAAGGGATACATCTTTTAAGAGAGGAATGAAAAAGGGGTCTGAAGGACTTAAGTCAATTGGCCGATCACTTGGATTTGGGATCTCTCGTGCAGTATTCCCTGAAGATCTTAAGGGGTCAGACAAGAAGATATATGATCCTCAGGACAAATTTCTCCTGCTGTGGAATAAATTTTTTGTCCTCTCATGTATTCTGGCTGTATCTGTGGACCCTCTGTTTTTCTATCTTCCAGTCATCAATAGTTCATCAACATGTCTTGGCATAGATCGAAGGTTGGCTATCATAGCGACCACATTGCGGATGATTGTTGATGCTTTCTATCTTATTCACATGGCTCTCCAGTTCAGGACAGCTTACATTGCTCCATCATCTCGGGTTTTTGGAAGAGGTGAACTGGTGATTGATCCAGCACGAATAGCGAAGCGATACTTACGAAGTTATTTCATCATTGATTTTCTTTCAGTGCTACCCCTACCACAG ATTGTTGTTTGGAGGTTTCTTCAGAGGTCCAAAAGTTCAGATGTGCTTGCTACAAAACAGGCTTTGCTTTTCATAGTTTTATTTCAGTATATTCCCAGACTTCTTCGAGTCCATCCTTTGACTTCAGAACTGAAAAGAACAGCTGGCGTCCTTGCTGAAACTGCTTGGGCAGGCGCTGCATACTATTTGCTATTATATATGCTCGCTAGTCAT ATAGTTGGGGCATTTTGGTATTTGTTAGCCTTAGAACGCAATGACACATGCTGGCAGAAGGCTTGTACTGAAATTGGAAAATGTGATAAAAAGATCTTGTACTGCGGGAACCAATACATTTTAGATCCTGCAACTTGGTCCAATGTTACCAAAACCATCTTATCAAAATGCACGGCAGATGACCAGAATACATTCTTTGATTTTGGAATCTACAATTCGGCTTTATCATCTGGGGTTGTTTCATCCAATAAGTTCATCGTCAAATACTGTTACTGTTTGTGGTGGGGACTACAGAATTTAAG TACACTTGGCCAGGGTCTTGCAACCAGCACCTATCCTGGAGAGGTTATATTTTCCATAGCACTGGCTATATTTGGACTGATCCTCTTTGCACTTTTGATAGGAAACATGCAG ACCTATCTTCAATCTCTTACTATTCGACTTGAGGAGATGAGAGTCAAAAGACGCGATTCAGAGCAGTGGATGCATCACCGCTTGCTCCCACAAGACCTTAGGGAACGCGTCAGGCGATATGATCAATATAAGTGGTTGGAAACACGTGGTGTGGACGAGCAGAGTTTAGTTCAGAGTCTTCCAAAGGATCTCAGGAGAGATATCAAGCGGCACCTCTGTTTGGCATTAGTGAGGAGG GTTCCACTGTTTGAGGATATGGACGAGAggttgcttgatgccatttgtgagAGACTGAAACCAAGTTTATTCACAGAGAGTACTTACATAGTTCGGGAAGGAGATCCCGTTGACGAGATGCTTTTCATCATACGTGGTCGCCTTGAGAGCATAACAACAGATGGTGGTAGGAGTGGGTTTTTTAACCGCAGTTTACTGAAGGAAGGCGATTTCTGTGGTGAGGAGCTTCTAACTTGGGCACTGGATCCCAAATCTGGTGCTAACCTCCCATCATCTACTCGGACGGTAAAGGCTTTAACAGAGGTTGAGGCTTTTGCCCTTGTAGCCGAAGAGTTGAAATTTGTTGCCAGTCAGTTTAGGCGCCTTCACAGTAGACAGGTTCAGCACACCTTCCGTTTCTACTCACAACAGTGGCGGACCTGGGCTGCTTGCTTTATCCAAGCAGCATGGCGCCGCTATTCCAAGAGGAAAATCTTGGATCTTCGTCGTAAGGAAGaggaagcagaagcagaagcctTGGGAGGTGCCCGCAGCAATGCTGGAGGTTCGTATAGTATTGGTGCCACGTTTTTAGCTTCTAGGTTTGCTGCAAACGCACTTCGTGGTGTTCACCGGAACAGGAATTTGAAGAGTGCTCGAGAATTAGTCAAATTACAAAAGCCTCCGGAGCCCGATTTTAGCGCTGAAGGCGCTGATTAA
- the LOC126587816 gene encoding transmembrane 9 superfamily member 10-like, giving the protein MARGPLAFQLWISVCLLLFFHACCFYLPGVAPQDFQQGNTLNVKVNKLTSTKTQLPYSYYSLPYCTPEHIVDSAENLGEVLRGDRIENSRYEFKMREPKMCSVVCRVVLNAKTAKEFKEKIDDEYRVNMILDNLPLVVPIPRLDRENALVYQHGFHVGLRGQYAGNKDEKHFINNHLTFTVKYHKDPMTESARIVGFEVKPFSVKHEYEGEWTNKTRLTTCDPHAKRTVSSSESPQEVEDKKEIIFTYDVEFQESDVKWASRWDTYLLMADDQIHWFSIVNSLMIVLFLSGMVAMIMLRTLYRDISKYNQLETQEEAQEETGWKLVHGDVFRPPANSDLLCVYVGTGVQFFGMILVTMLFAVLGFLSPSNRGGLMTAMLLLWVFMGLFAGYSAARLYKMFKGTEWKKITLKTAFMFPATLFVIFFVLNALIWGEKSSGAVPFGTMFALVFLWFGISVPLIFVGAYVGFRKPSIEDPVKTNKIPRQVPEQAWYMHPAFSILIGGILPFGAVFIELFFILTSIWLHQFYYIFGFLFIVFIILIITCAEITIVLCYFQLCSEDYLWWWRSYLTSGSSALYLFLYAAFYFFTKLDIKKPVSGALYFGYMLIASYSFFVLTGTIGFYACFWFTRLIYSSVKID; this is encoded by the exons ATGGCGAGAGGACCTCTCGCTTTTCAGCTATGGATCTCTGTGTGTCTTTTGCTCTTCTTTCATGCATGCTGCTTCTACCTCCCGGGTGTCGCCCCTCAAGATTTTCAGCAG GGAAATACCTTGAATGTGAAGGTGAACAAACTGACCTCTACAAAAACTCAACTTCCTTACTCATACTATTCCCTCCCATACTGTACTCCGGAGCATATAGTAGACAGTGCAGAAAATCTTGGGGAAGTTCTTCGTGGTGATCGCATTGAAAACTCTCGTTACGAG tTCAAAATGAGAGAACCAAAGATGTGCAGTGTTGTATGTCGTGTAGTTCTTAATGCAAAAACTGCAAAGGAGTTTAAGGAAAAGATAGATGATGAGTATCGGGTGAACAT GATTCTGGATAATCTTCCTCTGGTTGTTCCTATACCACGGCTTGATCGGGAAAATGCCTTGGTGTATCAACATGGATTTCATGTTGGTCTTAGAGGACAATATGCTGGG AACAAGGATGAAAAGCATTTTATCAACAATCACTTAACATTTACAGTCAAGTATCACAAGGATCCAATGACAGAATCTGCCAGGATTGTCGGATTTGAGGTGAAACCATTCag TGTTAAGCATGAATATGAAGGTGAGTGGACTAACAAGACACGTTTAACAACATGTGATCCCCATGCGAAGCGAACAGTTAGCAGCTCTGAATCTCCTCAGGAGGTTGAAGATAAAAAGGAAATTATATTCACATATGATGTTGAGTTCCAG GAGAGTGATGTGAAGTGGGCATCCCGGTGGGACACATATCTTCTGATGGCTGATGATCAAATCCACTGGTTCTCAATTGTTAATTCTTTGATGATTGTTCTTTTCCTTTCCGGCATGGTTGCTATGATAATGTTGCGGACACTTTACCGGGATATCTCCAAATACAACCAACTAGAGACCCAAGAAGAAGCCCAAGAAGAGACAGGATGGAAACTGGTTCATGGGGATGTATTCAGACCTCCAGCAAACTCAGATCTACTGTGTGTGTATGTTGGGACGGGTGTGCAGTTCTTTGGGATGATTCTCGTCACCATGCTCTTTGCAGTCCTTGGATTCCTCTCCCCCTCAAACCGAGGTGGGCTGATGACTGCCATGCTCCTCCTCTGGGTCTTTATGGGCCTCTTTGCTGGATACTCTGCAGCCCGTCTATACAAGATGTTTAAGGGAACAGAATGGAAGAAAATCACTCTGAAAACAGCTTTCATGTTTCCTGCAACTCTCTTTGTTATTTTCTTCGTCTTGAATGCTCTTATCTGGGGCGAGAAATCCTCTGGGGCAGTTCCATTTGGAACCATGTTTGCTCTGGTATTCTTATGGTTTGGCATTTCAGTTCCACTTATCTTCGTTGGTGCATATGTGGGTTTTAGGAAGCCGTCGATTGAGGATCCTGTGAAAACCAACAAGATCCCTAGGCAAGTCCCGGAACAGGCATGGTACATGCATCCAGCCTTCTCTATCCTAATTGGAGGCATACTCCCGTTTGGGGCCGTCTTTATCGAGCTCTTCTTCATCCTTACATCGATATGGTTGCATCAGTTTTATTACATATTTGGATTCCTTTTCATCGTCTTCATTATCCTCATCATCACATGTGCCGAGATCACAATTGTTCTCTGCTACTTCCAGCTGTGCAGTGAAGACTACCTTTGGTGGTGGAGGTCGTATTTGACCTCGGGCTCCTCAGCGCTCTACCTTTTCCTCTACGCTGCCTTCTACTTCTTCACTAAGCTTGACATTAAGAAGCCAGTTTCTGGAGCCTTGTATTTCGGGTATATGCTGATTGCCTCTTATTCCTTCTTCGTGCTGACTGGTACAATCGGTTTCTATGCATGCTTCTGGTTTACTAGGCTCATCTATTCGTCAGTGAAGATTGACTGA
- the LOC126587823 gene encoding uncharacterized protein LOC126587823 isoform X2, translated as MSVSLTVMAFNLHEDQTEDSPNSWDKRKDLCISVITSYSPMILCTQQGVKSQLDYLQQCLPGYDQFGISRKGPEDTADEHCTIFYDKEKVEMLEGGTFWLSESPSVPGSMSWGSEVPCIATWVTFQLKGAEPPGFSFQIVNTNMDEFSARARRRSALLTWQHIASLPPGLPVVYCGGFNTQKESTAGRFLLGRSREHGAVGDMRDAWPNARVRKNASLIRTFHGFKGDKQGALEFLKLIFRALCLCWDRQTQDLHVDWILFRGELIRICFEPPPPHFSPSITEGRAHSFRDLDGHLMHNFFF; from the exons ATGAGTGTTTCTTTGACAGTGATGGCCTTCAATCTTCACGAAGATCAGACGGAAGACAGTCCCAACTCATGGGATAAGAGAAAGGATTTATGCATAAGCGTCATAACTAGCTATTCTCCTATGATTCTGTGTACCCAGCAAG GAGTTAAATCACAGTTGGATTATCTTCAGCAGTGCTTGCCAG GTTATGATCAATTTGGAATATCAAGAAAAGGGCCTGAAGACACTGCTGATGAACATTGCACCATCTTCTATGACAAGGAGAAG gTGGAGATGCTTGAAGGTGGAACATTTTGGTTGTCAGAGTCACCTTCTGTTCCTGGAAGCATGTCATGGGGTTCTGAAGTTCCATGTATTGCAACATGGGTGA CATTTCAACTGAAAGGAGCTGAGCCACCTGGATTTTCCTTCCAGATAGTAAATACAAACATGGATGAGTTCAGTGCTCGTGCTCGTCGACGAAGTGCTTTGCTCACATGGCAGCACATAGCGTCCTTACCACCTGGCTTGCCAGTTGTATATTGTGGAGGTTTCAACACACAAAAGGAATCAACTGCCGGCCGGTTTCTTTTGGGGAGATCAAG AGAGCACGGTGCAGTGGGGGATATGAGGGATGCATGGCCTAATGCTCGTGTGAGGAAAAATGCCTCTCTCATTCGCACTTTCCATGGATTTAAAG GTGACAAACAAGGAGCTCTTGAATTCCTCAAGTTGATTTTCAGAGCGCTCTGCCTCTGCTGGGATCGACAAACACAGGATCTACATGTAGATTGGATTCTTTTTAGAG GAGAACTGATACGCATCTGTTTTGAACCGCCACCTCCCCATTTTTCTCCTTCGATCACTGAAGGTCGTGCTCATAGTTTTCGGGATTTAGATGGTCATTTAATgcacaattttttcttttga
- the LOC126587823 gene encoding uncharacterized protein LOC126587823 isoform X1: MSVSLTVMAFNLHEDQTEDSPNSWDKRKDLCISVITSYSPMILCTQQGVKSQLDYLQQCLPGYDQFGISRKGPEDTADEHCTIFYDKEKVEMLEGGTFWLSESPSVPGSMSWGSEVPCIATWVTFQLKGAEPPGFSFQIVNTNMDEFSARARRRSALLTWQHIASLPPGLPVVYCGGFNTQKESTAGRFLLGRSREHGAVGDMRDAWPNARVRKNASLIRTFHGFKGDKQGALEFLKLIFRALCLCWDRQTQDLHVDWILFRGRSLIPVSCEVVSDNIDGYYPSSHYPIFAEFMLPRTVRMIDPPATQEN; encoded by the exons ATGAGTGTTTCTTTGACAGTGATGGCCTTCAATCTTCACGAAGATCAGACGGAAGACAGTCCCAACTCATGGGATAAGAGAAAGGATTTATGCATAAGCGTCATAACTAGCTATTCTCCTATGATTCTGTGTACCCAGCAAG GAGTTAAATCACAGTTGGATTATCTTCAGCAGTGCTTGCCAG GTTATGATCAATTTGGAATATCAAGAAAAGGGCCTGAAGACACTGCTGATGAACATTGCACCATCTTCTATGACAAGGAGAAG gTGGAGATGCTTGAAGGTGGAACATTTTGGTTGTCAGAGTCACCTTCTGTTCCTGGAAGCATGTCATGGGGTTCTGAAGTTCCATGTATTGCAACATGGGTGA CATTTCAACTGAAAGGAGCTGAGCCACCTGGATTTTCCTTCCAGATAGTAAATACAAACATGGATGAGTTCAGTGCTCGTGCTCGTCGACGAAGTGCTTTGCTCACATGGCAGCACATAGCGTCCTTACCACCTGGCTTGCCAGTTGTATATTGTGGAGGTTTCAACACACAAAAGGAATCAACTGCCGGCCGGTTTCTTTTGGGGAGATCAAG AGAGCACGGTGCAGTGGGGGATATGAGGGATGCATGGCCTAATGCTCGTGTGAGGAAAAATGCCTCTCTCATTCGCACTTTCCATGGATTTAAAG GTGACAAACAAGGAGCTCTTGAATTCCTCAAGTTGATTTTCAGAGCGCTCTGCCTCTGCTGGGATCGACAAACACAGGATCTACATGTAGATTGGATTCTTTTTAGAGGTAGATCTCTTATCCCTGTCTCGTGTGAAGTGGTGAGTGATAACATTGATGGATATTACCCATCCTCGCACTATCCCATATTTGCCGAGTTTATGCTTCCTCGTACGGTGAGAATGATTGACCCGCCTGCTACGCAGGAGAACTGA
- the LOC126603979 gene encoding LOW QUALITY PROTEIN: leucine aminopeptidase 1-like (The sequence of the model RefSeq protein was modified relative to this genomic sequence to represent the inferred CDS: inserted 1 base in 1 codon), with translation MVTAVVVSLASTLXAVTSPSYSSSFLTKLRSAHSLRLSFAVTHLCSRRGKLMAHTLAQANLGLTHPSCIDAPKISFAAKELDAAEWKGDLLAVGVTEKDLAKDENSKFQNSVLKKLDSHLGGLLAEASSEEDFTGKSGQSTVVRLPGLGSKRVGLFGLGQSASSTEAFQGLGEAVAAAAKAVQAGDIAIVLASSEGISAKSNTASAIASGTVLGIYEDNRYKSESKKSVLKSVDILGLGTEPEVEKKLKYAEDVTSGIIFGKELVNSPANVLTPGKLAEEASKIASTYSDVLSANVLNEEQCKELKMGSYLAVAAASANPPHFIHLIYKPPGGPAKVKLGLVGKGLTFDSGGYNIKTGPGCSVELMKFDMGGSAAILGAAKAIAQIKPPGVEVHFIVAACENMISGTGMRPGDIVTASNGKTIEVNNTDAEGRLTLADALVYACNQGVDKIVDLATLTGACVVALGPSIAGVFTPSDDLAKEVFAASEISGEKFWRLPLEESYWETMKSGIADMLNTGGRAGGSINAALFLKQFVDEKVQWMHIDMAGPVWNDKKRTATGFGVSTLVEWVQKNSS, from the exons ATGGTGACTGCCGTAGTAGTGTCCTTGGCGTCTACGC TTGCCGTCACTTCACCTTCGTACTCTTCCTCCTTTTTGACGAAATTACGGTCTGCCCACAGTCTCCGACTTTCTTTTGCAGTTACACACCTGTGCTCTCGCAGAGGGAAGCTCATGGCTCACACTCTCGCTCAGGCCAATCTCGGCCTCACTCACCCATCCTGCATCGACGCCCCTAAG ATCTCTTTTGCTGCGAAAGAGCTCGATGCAGCAGAATGGAAAGGAGACCTACTTGCAGTGGGTGTCACAGAGAAAGATTTGGCGAAAGATGAGAACTCCAAGTTTCAAAATTCAGTATTGAAGAAGCTAGATTCCCATTTGGGTGGTCTATTGGCTGAAGCATCTTCTGAGGAAGACTTCACCGGAAAGTCTGGCCAGTCAACAGTTGTTAGGCTTCCAGGTCTTGGCTCGAAGAGGGTCGGCTTGTTTGGGCTTGGCCAATCTGCTTCGTCTACAGAGGCTTTCCAAGGTCTTGGTGAGGCTGTAGCAGCAGCAGCAAAGGCTGTTCAAGCCGGTGACATTGCTATTGTGCTTGCCTCTTCAGAGGGGATTTCTGCGAAATCTAATACTGCTTCTGCAATAGCTTCTG GAACTGTGCTGGGGATATATGAAGATAATAGGTACAAATCAGAGTCAAAGAAATCAGTTCTAAAATCTGTGGACATTCTTGGTCTCGGAACTGAACCTGAAGTAGAGAAAAAGCTCAAGTATGCTGAAGATGTTACTTCTGGAATAATTTTTGGGAAAGAGCTAGTAAATTCACCTGCCAATGTTCTTACACCTG GGAAACTAGCTGAAGAGGCCTCAAAGATTGCTTCCACATACAGTGATGTTCTGTCTGCAAATGTATTAAATGAAGAGCAATGCAAAGAACTGAAAATGGGTTCTTATTTGGCTGTTGCCGCAGCCTCAGCAAATCCTCCACATTTTATTCACTTGATTTACAAACCCCCTGGTGGACCTGCTAAGGTCAAATTAGGGTTGGTTGGTAAAGGACTGACCTTTGACAG CGGTGGCTACAACATCAAGACAGGGCCTGGCTGTTCAGTTGAACTCATGAAATTTGATATGGGAGGTTCAGCAGCCATATTAGGTGCAGCAAAAGCCATTGCTCAAATCAAACCGCCTGGTGTAGAA GTTCATTTCATTGTTGCAGCTTGTGAGAATATGATAAGTGGAACAGGTATGAGGCCTGGAGACATTGTGACAGCATCAAATGGAAAGACAATTGAG GTCAATAACACTGATGCTGAGGGTAGACTTACTCTGGCAGACGCATTGGTATATGCTTGTAACCAAGGTGTTGATAAG ATTGTTGACCTGGCAACCTTAACGGGTGCTTGTGTAGTTGCTCTTGGACCCTCAATAGCAG GCGTCTTCACACCAAGTGATGACCTGGCGAAGGAGGTATTTGCAGCTTCAGAAATCAGTGGGGAGAAATTTTGGAGGTTGCCATTGGAGGAGAGTTATTGGGAGACAATGAAATCCGGAATAGCTGATATGCTCAACACCGGTGGTCGTGCAGGTGGTTCAATCAATGCTGCTCTCTTCTTGAAGCAG TTTGTGGACGAAAAGGTTCAGTGGATGCACATTGACATGGCCGGGCCTGTTTGGAATGACAAGAAACGCACTGCTACAGGGTTCGGTGTTTCCACTCTGGTGGAGTGGGTTCAGAAGAACTCTTCTTAG